From Spirochaetales bacterium, a single genomic window includes:
- a CDS encoding DUF2764 family protein, translated as MSRYYYTIASLPMLAFESDPPFGIEDFQKLCEAELKADDLERIRDISLIPPVDKTETGIAALDGYYSWDRNLRNELAALRARKKGPGSENPDSMRETEPRIRHIAQQAHEHESPLAGEAILNGARWDMLDDLESGHYFDLDCLAVYTLRLLLLKRKSLFRKEDGEKRFTMIMEHFKQSMADLEHFDE; from the coding sequence TTGAGCCGGTATTACTACACGATCGCCTCGCTTCCCATGCTTGCTTTTGAATCGGATCCCCCTTTCGGCATCGAGGACTTTCAAAAGCTGTGCGAGGCGGAATTAAAAGCGGACGATCTCGAACGAATCAGGGACATCTCTTTAATCCCGCCGGTCGATAAAACGGAGACCGGCATCGCAGCACTCGACGGGTATTACAGCTGGGACAGAAATCTCAGGAACGAACTCGCGGCCCTCCGCGCCCGGAAAAAGGGGCCCGGTTCGGAGAACCCGGACAGTATGCGGGAAACCGAACCGCGCATCAGGCATATCGCGCAGCAGGCGCATGAACACGAATCCCCGCTTGCGGGCGAAGCGATACTAAACGGCGCCCGGTGGGATATGCTTGACGACCTGGAATCGGGACATTATTTCGATCTCGATTGCCTTGCCGTCTACACACTCAGACTTCTTCTCCTTAAGAGAAAAAGCCTGTTTCGAAAAGAAGATGGTGAAAAACGGTTCACCATGATCATGGAACATTTTAAACAATCAATGGCAGATCTGGAGCATTTTGATGAATAG
- a CDS encoding V-type ATP synthase subunit A: MNRAKGKIVGVSGNMLVVEYEGRVQMNEVGYVNTEGKKLKSEVIRIRGNRAELQVFERSRGIIVGDDVEFTAELLAVQLGPGLIGQIFDGLQNPLPQVAEKCGFFLERGVYLSALPDSLAWEFTPVAETGSTVERGDTLGTVPEGIFTHKIMVPFNLYGTFTVKRIVPSGKYGIRQTIAELADENGKVFPVTMVFEWPVKRPIDVYAERLKPAEHLSTKVRIIDTLFPVARGGTYCIPGPFGAGKTVLQQITSRYAEVDIVIIAACGERAGEVVETLREFPELIDPRTGKTLMERTVIVCNTSSMPVAARDASVYTAVTMAEYYRQMELNVLLLADSTSRWAQAMREMSGRLEEIPGEEAFPAYLESVIAGFYERAGIVRFKNGGVGSVTIGGTVSPAGGNFEEPVTQATLKVVGAFHGLSRERSDARRYPAIHPLESWSKYPGAVAASKTEYVRSILFHGNEINQMMKVVGEEGTSLDDYVTYMKSEFFDYVYLQQNAFDPVDAATSTVRQRYVFDLLFRILVAHYTVGDKAEARRFFNQLRQKFLDWNGSEWDSDLFAEQEKELRSMTEAKQRESSEEMDALCKGITKDEKGEGK; encoded by the coding sequence ATGAATAGAGCAAAAGGAAAAATCGTCGGGGTAAGCGGCAACATGCTCGTTGTCGAATACGAAGGCCGGGTTCAGATGAACGAAGTCGGGTATGTCAATACTGAAGGTAAAAAACTCAAATCCGAAGTGATCAGAATTCGCGGCAACAGGGCTGAATTGCAGGTATTCGAACGAAGCCGCGGGATCATCGTCGGTGACGATGTCGAGTTCACCGCGGAGCTTCTGGCCGTCCAGCTCGGACCGGGGCTTATCGGTCAGATTTTCGACGGGCTTCAAAATCCCCTGCCGCAGGTTGCCGAGAAATGCGGATTTTTTCTCGAACGTGGGGTGTATCTGAGCGCGCTTCCCGATTCCCTTGCGTGGGAATTCACGCCGGTCGCCGAAACGGGAAGCACGGTCGAACGGGGCGATACCCTCGGTACGGTTCCGGAAGGAATTTTTACCCATAAAATTATGGTTCCCTTTAATCTCTACGGGACATTTACGGTCAAACGAATCGTTCCTTCCGGCAAATACGGGATCCGCCAGACAATCGCTGAACTTGCGGACGAAAACGGAAAGGTTTTCCCGGTGACCATGGTTTTCGAATGGCCGGTAAAACGGCCGATCGACGTATATGCCGAACGATTGAAACCGGCCGAACACCTTTCGACAAAGGTAAGAATCATCGATACCCTTTTCCCGGTTGCACGGGGGGGGACATACTGTATTCCGGGGCCCTTCGGCGCGGGAAAAACGGTCCTGCAGCAGATTACAAGCAGGTATGCGGAGGTCGATATCGTTATTATCGCCGCCTGCGGAGAACGTGCCGGCGAGGTCGTCGAGACCCTGCGCGAGTTTCCCGAGCTTATCGATCCGAGAACCGGAAAAACCCTCATGGAACGGACCGTCATCGTCTGTAACACGAGTTCGATGCCGGTCGCGGCACGGGACGCGTCGGTGTACACCGCCGTGACCATGGCTGAATATTACCGGCAGATGGAATTGAATGTCCTTCTCCTCGCTGACTCGACGTCCCGATGGGCACAGGCCATGCGTGAAATGTCGGGGCGGCTGGAAGAGATACCGGGAGAAGAGGCATTCCCCGCCTACCTCGAATCCGTTATCGCGGGTTTCTATGAACGGGCAGGCATCGTCCGCTTTAAAAACGGCGGGGTCGGTTCGGTAACGATCGGGGGAACGGTCAGTCCGGCAGGCGGCAACTTCGAAGAGCCGGTCACACAGGCGACCCTGAAGGTGGTCGGGGCTTTTCACGGGCTTTCACGGGAACGTTCGGATGCCCGGCGGTACCCGGCGATCCATCCGCTTGAAAGCTGGAGTAAATACCCGGGCGCCGTCGCGGCCTCGAAAACCGAATATGTCCGTTCCATTCTTTTCCATGGGAATGAAATCAACCAGATGATGAAGGTCGTGGGTGAAGAAGGAACGAGTCTGGATGACTATGTCACCTATATGAAAAGCGAGTTTTTCGATTATGTGTATCTCCAGCAAAACGCCTTCGATCCCGTGGACGCAGCGACAAGTACGGTGCGGCAGCGTTATGTCTTCGATCTGTTGTTCCGGATACTCGTTGCGCATTACACGGTAGGCGACAAAGCGGAAGCCAGACGGTTTTTCAACCAGCTCAGGCAGAAGTTCCTCGACTGGAACGGTTCGGAGTGGGATTCCGATCTCTTTGCCGAGCAAGAAAAGGAATTGCGCAGTATGACGGAAGCGAAACAGCGGGAATCGTCTGAAGAAATGGATGCGTTGTGCAAAGGGATCACGAAGGATGAAAAAGGTGAAGGGAAATGA